Proteins encoded by one window of Lathyrus oleraceus cultivar Zhongwan6 chromosome 1, CAAS_Psat_ZW6_1.0, whole genome shotgun sequence:
- the LOC127119595 gene encoding uncharacterized protein LOC127119595, which produces MQIEKENEENAIDSFMCPSFSTYTSNNLNDVAQQVINENDNSISQNYDFEFVAFQKTSDEVFFDHRRRNTTHRVFPIFNRDGDKRNSDAAEISIPIRKLIIRDEKRNIDPLSPFSSEVGDDLDAVPPASYCLWTPKSPMASPIKCKKSKSGEKNLPIVTEKKNPVTERNIPAPVPAMEAFYLRKKAIKRKSYLPYKRELIGFGVGFNANIGRGFPLPV; this is translated from the coding sequence ATGCAAATAGAAAAAGAAAACGAAGAGAATGCAATTGACTCGTTCATGTGTCCAAGTTTCAGTACTTATACTTCTAATAACTTAAACGACGTCGCTCAACAAGTTATCAACGAAAATGACAATTCAATCTCTCAAAACTATGATTTCGAATTCGTTGCGTTTCAGAAAACATCTGATGAGGTTTTCTTCGATCACCGCCGCCGCAATACGACTCACAGAGTTTTCCCGATCTTCAACCGCGACGGCGATAAGAGAAATTCTGATGCGGCGGAGATTTCGATTCCGATACGGAAGTTAATCATCAGAGATGAGAAGCGGAATATTGATCCTCTGTCTCCGTTTTCCTCGGAGGTAGGAGACGATCTTGATGCGGTTCCGCCGGCATCGTATTGCTTGTGGACACCGAAGTCTCCGATGGCTTCTCCGATCAAATGCAAGAAAAGCAAGAGCGGTGAGAAAAACCTTCCGATAGTTACTGAAAAAAAGAATCCGGTAACGGAAAGGAATATTCCGGCACCGGTGCCGGCAATGGAAGCGTTTTATTTAAGAAAGAAAGCGATTAAGAGAAAATCGTATTTACCATATAAGCGAGAGTTAATTGGCTTTGGTGTTGGTTTTAATGCTAATATTGGAAGAGGTTTTCCTCTCCCTGTTTGA